A window of the Desulfobacula toluolica Tol2 genome harbors these coding sequences:
- a CDS encoding ATP-binding cassette domain-containing protein, producing MRLECNSLNFTYPGSEIAVIKNLSFSMENPGFNALFGPSGVGKTSLAKIIANINGRNIRCGGDLLINNMDTILYSYNLERLPGWSSTGNHLNKVTPPGKEALKKQLINIFELNDVLGSRFSQLSMGQQNRINLIRYLLQKFDLLILDESLANVDEKLRESIILAIKELFADKMFLYISHNLIEVSKFCKQILVFGKQSENKGCFMVNGQDYRADYQLDKKKLDLTMLEIMNAF from the coding sequence ATGCGTCTTGAATGTAACAGTCTGAATTTTACCTACCCCGGCAGTGAGATTGCCGTCATTAAGAACCTTTCTTTTTCCATGGAAAACCCAGGATTCAATGCTTTGTTCGGACCATCCGGGGTTGGGAAAACATCTTTGGCAAAAATAATTGCCAATATTAATGGGAGAAATATTCGATGTGGCGGTGATCTCTTGATCAACAACATGGATACTATTCTTTATTCGTATAACCTGGAAAGGCTTCCGGGATGGTCGAGTACGGGCAATCATCTGAACAAGGTAACACCGCCTGGAAAAGAGGCATTAAAAAAACAATTAATCAATATTTTTGAATTAAATGATGTGCTGGGCTCAAGATTTTCCCAGCTTTCCATGGGGCAGCAGAACCGTATCAATCTCATTCGATACCTGTTACAAAAATTTGATCTTCTGATTCTGGATGAAAGCCTTGCCAATGTTGATGAAAAATTGAGGGAATCAATCATCCTTGCTATCAAAGAATTATTTGCCGATAAAATGTTTTTATATATTTCCCACAACCTCATAGAGGTATCAAAATTTTGCAAACAGATTCTTGTTTTCGGAAAACAATCAGAAAACAAGGGCTGTTTTATGGTAAACGGGCAGGATTACAGAGCCGACTATCAACTGGACAAAAAAAAGCTGGATCTCACCATGCTGGAGATTATGAATGCTTTTTAG
- a CDS encoding ABC transporter permease, producing the protein MLFRRIYQFLIVYAIGIAFLLMIKMVLSLSDYVIPGVPLIIETAGHLIKTYFFDVMNTLSVTVLGQCMSIIMAFTVGIAGRKSSWIGSFIKVTAYNIQAYPIVALAPIIFILLGDGFLPRLLIASMICYFPLLLSVLGIMATPVEDIEHFYIVTGRMRWQLEVKIRAFENLSKLTTVISGSATLAMAGTIVAEFIAANAGIGYSIRIALYQSDLAKILIALFMIGIIISIYQGMLETMGEQIKTKWSISKKGEVL; encoded by the coding sequence ATGCTTTTTAGACGAATTTATCAGTTTTTGATCGTATATGCTATTGGCATTGCTTTTTTATTGATGATAAAGATGGTATTATCATTGTCCGATTATGTGATCCCGGGTGTTCCGTTAATCATTGAAACAGCAGGCCATTTAATTAAAACCTATTTTTTTGACGTTATGAACACCTTGTCAGTAACCGTACTGGGCCAGTGCATGTCGATTATCATGGCCTTTACCGTGGGGATTGCCGGCCGGAAGTCATCCTGGATCGGTTCTTTTATTAAGGTGACGGCCTATAATATACAGGCATATCCAATTGTTGCCCTGGCCCCAATTATTTTCATCCTTCTGGGGGATGGATTTCTTCCAAGGCTTTTGATTGCGTCCATGATCTGCTATTTTCCACTTCTTTTATCCGTGCTGGGCATCATGGCAACCCCGGTAGAAGATATTGAACATTTTTATATTGTCACAGGCCGGATGAGGTGGCAGCTTGAGGTAAAAATAAGGGCATTTGAAAATTTAAGCAAGCTGACGACCGTTATATCGGGAAGCGCAACCCTTGCCATGGCCGGAACCATTGTGGCGGAATTCATTGCTGCCAATGCCGGGATCGGGTACAGTATCAGGATTGCTCTGTATCAAAGCGATCTGGCTAAAATTCTGATCGCGTTATTTATGATCGGCATCATTATATCCATATACCAGGGAATGTTGGAAACAATGGGAGAACAAATTAAAACCAAATGGTCTATTTCAAAAAAAGGAGAGGTCTTATGA
- a CDS encoding hydrogenase small subunit produces the protein MIDRREFLKMAACLSASFGISNFPGIVNAALKKITPENTPQLIYLQGQSCTGCSISLLQAESPDAVSMVTQYSKLSFHADLSAASGKQALKLIEEYISGDAGEYFLAVEGAIPWAMPEACVIGDKPFADYLTAAAKTMNGAVAVGTCAVHGGIPAAEGNLTDAVSLKEFYKRKGINPLLIDIPGCPVHPDWVWKTIIHLAQVGLPELINGRPKLFFQRKVHELCPRYHDFQQEIFAEKLGDKGCLFKLGCLGPDTYADCPTRWWNGGQTWCIDANAPCIGCASSQFASKKNFPFYRSFEQAMIKNSEDNK, from the coding sequence ATGATAGATAGACGAGAATTTCTGAAAATGGCTGCATGTTTAAGTGCCTCCTTTGGTATTTCCAACTTCCCCGGAATTGTTAATGCAGCCTTGAAAAAGATCACTCCTGAAAATACTCCCCAACTTATTTATTTACAGGGCCAGTCATGCACCGGCTGTTCTATTTCATTGCTGCAGGCAGAATCTCCTGATGCAGTTTCCATGGTGACCCAATATTCAAAACTTTCGTTTCATGCTGACCTGTCTGCCGCATCAGGCAAACAGGCTTTGAAACTCATTGAAGAATACATTTCAGGCGATGCCGGAGAATATTTTCTTGCAGTGGAAGGAGCCATTCCCTGGGCAATGCCCGAAGCTTGTGTGATAGGAGACAAGCCGTTTGCCGATTATTTGACGGCGGCTGCAAAAACCATGAACGGTGCCGTAGCAGTCGGCACATGCGCTGTACATGGCGGTATTCCTGCTGCCGAAGGAAATTTAACCGATGCCGTCAGTCTCAAAGAATTTTATAAACGAAAAGGCATTAACCCTTTGCTGATTGATATTCCGGGATGCCCGGTTCATCCTGACTGGGTATGGAAAACTATCATTCACCTTGCACAGGTAGGATTGCCGGAGTTAATCAATGGCCGGCCCAAATTATTTTTTCAACGCAAAGTCCATGAGCTTTGTCCAAGATATCATGATTTTCAACAGGAGATCTTTGCCGAAAAACTGGGTGATAAAGGATGTCTATTCAAGTTGGGCTGCCTTGGTCCCGACACCTATGCCGATTGTCCGACACGTTGGTGGAACGGTGGACAAACCTGGTGCATTGATGCAAATGCACCCTGTATAGGCTGTGCCTCATCTCAGTTTGCATCAAAAAAGAATTTTCCATTTTACAGATCATTTGAACAGGCAATGATAAAAAATTCGGAGGATAATAAATGA
- a CDS encoding ABC transporter substrate-binding protein, giving the protein MKKSHFIVLVLLLFLISATSVHAKQIKLNYRLKWLFNASVAGDIYADAKGYFADAGLTVKVKEGSPEKNAINELELGHADFGVASADQVIRALDKGAKIVVIAQIFQVNPMQWIYRADQPEIKKLEDLKGRNIGITFGGNDETIMNTVFARAGITKKDVTITGVRFDFTPFFRQKVDVWPVYRNSQGVILKAKLDKEGEKIYFFNPADFGVNFVANSVITSETMLKNRPEMVEKFLEALLKGWEAAMNPANEASVLQEIKKLDQGTNDEIRQQQLVATRTLIKPSVSIKIGTIDINAWKQTEHIMFKEKQIKNKVNIATRLIQNISKPVEFKKFN; this is encoded by the coding sequence ATGAAAAAAAGCCATTTCATAGTACTGGTGCTTTTATTGTTTCTGATCTCTGCAACATCCGTACATGCAAAGCAAATCAAATTGAATTACAGGCTTAAATGGCTGTTTAACGCCAGTGTTGCAGGGGACATTTATGCTGATGCCAAAGGCTATTTTGCTGATGCCGGTTTAACCGTCAAGGTCAAGGAGGGAAGTCCTGAAAAAAACGCCATTAACGAATTGGAACTGGGGCATGCCGATTTTGGCGTGGCGTCCGCAGACCAAGTGATTCGTGCCCTTGATAAGGGGGCCAAAATCGTCGTTATCGCACAAATTTTCCAGGTCAATCCCATGCAATGGATTTACCGGGCGGACCAACCTGAAATCAAAAAACTTGAGGATCTTAAAGGACGCAATATCGGCATCACGTTTGGCGGAAATGATGAAACCATTATGAATACCGTTTTTGCCAGGGCGGGCATTACAAAAAAAGATGTCACCATTACAGGGGTCAGGTTTGATTTTACCCCCTTTTTCAGACAAAAAGTGGATGTCTGGCCGGTATACAGAAATTCCCAGGGCGTTATACTCAAAGCTAAACTGGACAAAGAGGGAGAAAAAATTTATTTTTTCAATCCAGCTGATTTTGGTGTAAATTTTGTGGCCAATTCCGTGATTACCTCGGAAACGATGCTGAAAAACAGGCCCGAAATGGTTGAAAAATTTTTAGAAGCTTTGCTCAAAGGCTGGGAAGCCGCCATGAATCCGGCAAACGAAGCCTCAGTTCTCCAAGAAATCAAAAAACTGGATCAGGGAACCAATGATGAAATCAGGCAACAGCAGCTTGTCGCCACAAGAACCCTGATCAAACCATCCGTATCAATCAAAATAGGCACTATTGATATCAATGCCTGGAAGCAGACCGAGCATATCATGTTCAAAGAAAAACAGATAAAAAACAAGGTCAATATTGCAACTCGTCTGATCCAAAACATTAGCAAACCAGTTGAATTTAAAAAATTTAATTAG
- a CDS encoding nickel-dependent hydrogenase large subunit, whose product MKVDIGPVTRLEGHLSIHTTVENNVITEAKSMGEMFRGFEAFLRGRDPLDAQQITQRICGVCCYAHAVASSYAQESAYNLSVPPNGRILHNLIQGANHLYDYLLHFYQLSALDFVDVTAILEYKGSDSDLTVLRDWVKTELNSKTAFPAAPFLPRLSGRYLSDAQVNIGALKHYIESLEIQKKANRASAIFGGKFPHATAIFPGGCTQSPTIDNIASYRSLIFEVRNFIHQKYIPDILAVAKEFPDYWNIGKSRGGFLSYGLLPLGPQLDSKRLFAPGVLFQDNFARVDFDAIQEDVKYSKYSSPSGLKVRNGELTPSSHKTGAYSWVKAPRYQEKMVEVGPAARILVDYHQNNNPKIKQLVDKFAGLAGIKAENLNSVLGRHLCRAISAAVIADFLLEETERIDLKGQHMAQYNLPKSGEGFGATEASRGALLHYIKVKDYKIKKYECVVPTTWNCSPKDDNDQPGALESALIGTRVENPDEQIEANRIVHSFDPCLACAVH is encoded by the coding sequence ATGAAAGTAGATATTGGTCCGGTAACCCGGTTGGAAGGTCATCTGAGTATCCATACAACGGTTGAAAATAATGTTATTACAGAGGCAAAAAGCATGGGAGAAATGTTCAGAGGCTTTGAAGCATTTCTCCGGGGCCGGGATCCCCTGGATGCACAGCAAATAACTCAAAGAATCTGTGGTGTCTGCTGCTATGCACATGCTGTAGCATCCTCTTATGCTCAGGAATCTGCATATAATCTAAGCGTACCGCCAAACGGCCGTATTTTGCACAACCTGATACAAGGAGCAAACCATCTGTATGATTATTTGTTGCACTTTTATCAATTGTCTGCATTGGATTTTGTAGATGTTACGGCAATCCTTGAATATAAAGGGTCGGATTCCGACCTTACAGTTCTCAGGGATTGGGTAAAAACAGAACTTAATTCAAAAACAGCTTTTCCAGCAGCACCCTTTTTGCCAAGACTGTCAGGACGCTATCTTTCCGATGCACAAGTAAACATAGGGGCTTTGAAACATTATATTGAATCGCTTGAAATCCAAAAAAAGGCCAACAGGGCCTCAGCTATTTTCGGCGGCAAATTTCCGCATGCCACTGCCATATTTCCAGGCGGATGCACCCAGTCTCCAACTATTGACAATATTGCATCATACAGGTCATTAATTTTTGAAGTTCGAAATTTTATCCATCAAAAATATATCCCAGACATACTGGCTGTTGCCAAAGAATTTCCCGATTACTGGAATATCGGAAAAAGCCGGGGCGGTTTTCTGTCATATGGACTGCTGCCCCTTGGGCCGCAATTGGACAGCAAACGATTGTTTGCGCCAGGCGTCTTGTTTCAAGACAATTTTGCCCGTGTTGACTTTGATGCCATTCAGGAAGATGTAAAATATTCCAAATACTCATCCCCTTCAGGCTTAAAGGTAAGAAATGGGGAATTAACCCCATCCTCCCATAAAACAGGGGCATATTCATGGGTTAAAGCGCCAAGATATCAGGAGAAAATGGTGGAGGTCGGCCCGGCAGCCAGGATATTGGTGGATTATCATCAAAACAACAACCCGAAAATCAAACAATTGGTGGATAAATTTGCCGGTTTGGCGGGCATCAAGGCCGAAAACCTGAACTCAGTACTGGGAAGACATCTGTGCCGTGCTATATCTGCCGCAGTTATTGCTGATTTTCTGCTGGAGGAGACGGAGCGTATTGATCTTAAAGGACAACACATGGCCCAATATAATCTTCCAAAATCAGGTGAAGGATTTGGTGCCACAGAAGCTTCACGGGGTGCCCTTCTCCATTATATTAAAGTTAAAGATTACAAAATAAAAAAATATGAGTGCGTTGTTCCAACCACATGGAACTGTTCGCCCAAAGATGATAATGATCAGCCCGGAGCGCTTGAATCGGCTTTGATCGGAACCCGGGTTGAGAATCCTGATGAACAGATTGAGGCCAACAGAATTGTACATTCTTTTGATCCGTGCTTAGCCTGTGCCGTACATTAA
- a CDS encoding methyl-accepting chemotaxis protein, translated as MNQKFFSHLSVTHRVLFVVLFVLFISLIITVLLLNGFVERQMRLTYTDSVQTLFNAFEDGVKGSLERGQMKNFQKLLHHQKEIKGVLGVNLYDKQGDINLSSNNIANETRLSSELLDQIDRSKTEQLIFQTDSRLTVYAPQWVVPDCIRCHPTWKNGDIGGVLSLTYNLDSLNNVIDRLKYFTAGGSLILLFIVSIIIFLVMRKMVSNPINSIINNLSTSAKSVGEASHMTASSSESLSKNASLQASSLEQTSASLKKLAEMTHMNTENAALADNIMSETSQVMIDSNQTMDGLNNAMKKIEEANKETASTLKLIDEIAFQTNLLALNAAVEAARAGEAGAGFAVVADEVRNLALRSSKAANTINVLIKGSNSRVSKGVEFAQKAGESFGTSGKKTREAVALINKIACASKDQSADISQLSIAVTELGKVTQNNLGDSNKASSVSSEMELQFKKLSQDVDSLIKLIRGESVFREANLK; from the coding sequence ATGAATCAGAAATTCTTTTCTCATCTCTCGGTAACTCACAGAGTTCTCTTTGTCGTACTTTTTGTTCTTTTTATTTCCCTTATTATAACTGTTTTATTGCTGAATGGATTTGTTGAAAGGCAAATGCGTCTCACATATACTGATTCGGTTCAAACACTTTTTAATGCATTTGAAGATGGCGTAAAGGGCTCTCTTGAAAGAGGGCAGATGAAAAATTTTCAAAAACTGTTGCATCATCAAAAAGAGATAAAAGGGGTGCTTGGAGTTAACCTGTATGATAAACAAGGCGACATAAACTTATCTTCAAATAATATTGCCAATGAAACACGGTTGTCTTCTGAACTGCTTGATCAGATTGATCGCTCCAAAACAGAACAGCTTATCTTTCAAACCGACTCAAGGCTTACTGTATATGCCCCGCAATGGGTGGTTCCCGATTGTATCCGGTGTCATCCTACCTGGAAAAACGGAGATATCGGAGGGGTATTGTCTCTTACATATAATCTGGATTCACTCAACAATGTTATTGACCGTCTGAAATATTTTACTGCCGGTGGATCTTTGATTCTCCTGTTTATTGTCAGTATTATCATATTTTTAGTGATGCGCAAAATGGTCAGCAATCCCATTAATAGCATCATTAACAACTTAAGCACCAGTGCAAAAAGTGTTGGTGAAGCCTCCCATATGACAGCTTCAAGCAGTGAATCTTTATCTAAAAATGCATCTCTCCAGGCATCCTCACTGGAACAAACCTCGGCATCTTTGAAAAAACTGGCTGAAATGACGCATATGAATACTGAAAATGCAGCCTTGGCTGATAATATAATGAGTGAAACAAGCCAGGTCATGATTGACTCAAATCAAACCATGGACGGCCTGAACAATGCCATGAAAAAAATTGAAGAAGCCAACAAAGAAACTGCATCGACTCTCAAGCTCATAGATGAAATAGCTTTTCAAACAAATCTGCTTGCGCTCAATGCCGCTGTTGAAGCAGCCAGGGCAGGTGAGGCCGGTGCGGGTTTTGCCGTGGTGGCGGATGAAGTCAGAAATCTGGCGTTACGGTCTTCAAAGGCAGCCAATACGATTAATGTGCTGATCAAAGGGTCTAATTCCAGAGTATCCAAAGGGGTTGAGTTTGCACAAAAAGCAGGGGAATCATTTGGCACTTCGGGAAAAAAGACCCGAGAAGCTGTTGCTTTGATAAATAAAATTGCTTGTGCATCAAAAGATCAATCCGCTGATATTTCTCAATTGTCCATTGCCGTCACTGAACTTGGAAAGGTGACTCAAAATAATTTGGGGGATTCAAACAAGGCATCTTCGGTTTCAAGTGAAATGGAATTACAGTTTAAAAAGTTAAGTCAAGATGTTGACAGCCTGATCAAATTAATAAGAGGAGAATCTGTTTTCAGGGAAGCAAATTTGAAATAA